One Silene latifolia isolate original U9 population chromosome 4, ASM4854445v1, whole genome shotgun sequence DNA segment encodes these proteins:
- the LOC141651905 gene encoding uncharacterized protein LOC141651905: MRKPELSGRMAKWSMHLSGYDLKFEPRTAIKSQALADFVSDFCPAHQTQAEQDILKLEEDKGEQVWELHVDGASNARGARVGLVLKSPQGDLIVQAVRCEFKAKNNEEEYEALILGLRLVLDLKIKHLKVYSDSKLIVNHVNESYEARDSRMMAYLDVGKELTLRFATFSIKQIPRDQNAEADALATLGTTFNAGTISTIPIVHVLEPAILKPEQEAGVLCNTSSKEETPDWRKPYQD; this comes from the coding sequence ATGAGAAAACCAGAATTGTCAGGGAGGATGGCTAAATGGTCCATGCACCTGAGCGGTTACGACTTGAAATTTGAACCTCGCACAGCAATAAAGTCTCAGGCTTTGGCAGATTTTGTGTCTGACTTCTGCCCAGCTCACCAGACCCAAGCAGAACAAGACATCCTGAAACTGGAAGAAGATAAAGGAGAGCAAGTGTGGGAGCTGCATGTGGACGGAGCCTCCAACGCAAGAGGAGCAAGAGTAGGACTGGTCCTCAAATCACCCCAAGGAGACCTCATAGTCCAGGCGgtacgatgtgaattcaaggcaaaaaACAACGAAgaagaatacgaggccttgatcctgggtctgaggctggttcTGGATCTGAAAATCAAACACCTCAAGGTTTATAGTGATTCCAAACTAATAGTTAACCATGTGAACGAGTCCTATGAAGCCAGGGACTCCAGGATGATGGCATACCTAGACGTAGGAAAAGAGTTGACCCTCAGATTTGCTACGTTCAGCATCAAGCAGATTCCCAGGGACCAGAATGCAGAAGCAGATGCTCTAGCCACCCTGGGGACAACATTCAATGCAGGAACCATCTCCACaataccaattgtccacgtgcTGGAGCCGGCAATACTGAAACCTGAACAGGAAGCAGGAGTGTTGTGCAACACCAGTAGTAAGGAAGAAACTCCAGACTGGAGGAAGCCGTACCAGGACTAG